In one window of Clostridium estertheticum subsp. estertheticum DNA:
- a CDS encoding replication initiation protein, producing the protein MDENYIVTKSNYFIMNSSYDLSMQEQKIILTLASMVQPTDEDFRPYKFKIIDFMKLLGISTKTKYTEIPKITKELMKKVFEINEGKKLIQTAWLSGAVYEKGTGCVELAFSPYLKPYMLQLKENFTRYKLGNILNMKSKYSPRIYEFLKCNEFKKQVTIELEDLKIVVGANEKAYKVYQNVKKKVILQAQKELSKLTDISFDFEEIKTGRKVTSLKFNIQTKSKLFKEPIPLSSIADEEVSATTTHLEEENSIKKVMSIMSDSKIEALEAKKIIDTANGDINIIKEKYDIVSQMKRVGSVVATMIDAIKKDYQAPKGNVTVAKGSFNDYEQRTYDFDELEKRLLGWDKDEVGEEFQQLSVRK; encoded by the coding sequence AATTCTAGTTATGATTTGAGTATGCAAGAACAAAAAATAATTCTAACTCTAGCTAGTATGGTTCAACCAACAGATGAAGATTTTAGACCATACAAATTTAAAATTATTGATTTTATGAAGCTTTTAGGAATTAGCACTAAAACAAAATATACTGAAATACCTAAAATAACAAAAGAATTGATGAAAAAGGTATTTGAAATCAATGAAGGAAAGAAACTAATACAGACCGCTTGGCTTAGTGGTGCCGTATATGAAAAAGGTACTGGATGTGTGGAATTAGCTTTTAGTCCCTACTTAAAACCATACATGCTCCAATTAAAAGAAAATTTTACAAGATATAAATTAGGTAATATTCTAAATATGAAAAGTAAGTATTCACCTAGAATATATGAGTTTTTAAAGTGTAATGAATTTAAAAAACAAGTAACTATTGAATTAGAAGACCTTAAAATTGTGGTAGGTGCTAATGAAAAAGCATATAAAGTTTATCAGAATGTTAAGAAGAAGGTTATATTACAAGCGCAAAAAGAACTTTCAAAATTAACTGACATATCTTTTGATTTTGAAGAAATAAAAACAGGCAGAAAAGTTACAAGTTTAAAGTTCAATATTCAAACTAAATCTAAATTATTTAAAGAACCTATACCATTATCGTCAATTGCGGATGAAGAGGTTTCAGCTACAACAACACACCTGGAAGAAGAAAATTCAATTAAAAAAGTTATGTCTATAATGAGTGACAGTAAGATAGAAGCTCTTGAAGCTAAAAAAATTATTGATACTGCAAATGGGGATATAAATATTATTAAAGAAAAATATGATATTGTATCTCAAATGAAAAGAGTTGGTAGTGTTGTAGCTACTATGATTGACGCAATAAAAAAGGATTATCAAGCACCAAAAGGTAACGTTACTGTTGCAAAGGGAAGTTTCAATGACTATGAACAAAGAACATATGATTTTGATGAATTGGAGAAAAGATTATTAGGGTGGGATAAGGATGAGGTTGGAGAAGAATTTCAACAATTATCAGTGAGAAAATGA